The nucleotide window CCTCAACTTTCAAGCCACGACGCGCGGCGGTCGCGTCATGGATCACGTCCTGGGCAACAAGGCCGTGTTCAAAGCCACGACCGATACCGTGGGCGACGTGGCGCTGATCGGAGGCATGGTGGCGGCGAGCAATCGGCGCAGTCAAGACGTCGGGCTGGGGCTGATTGCGGCGGGGCTTCTCAGCAAAATCGTTTCCGCGGCCACGACACCCGCGGCCGACACACGGGCCTGGGATAACCTGCCGCACTATTTGAGTTTTGCCGCAGTCCGGTTGCCTCCGGGACCGCAGACCGCGGTCGTCGAGTTTCTGAACGAACAACAGCAACCCATCGCGGCTCTGACGAAAGCGATCACGATCAACGTGGCCGAAACTCGGGACACCGTCGTGTTCGTCAGCGACCGATCACACACGACTAAGAACCTATGAAGACACATTTCGTTTGCCCATTTGCCGGTTCAAACAAGGAAGATTCTGTGAACCTGGATTCTCCCCTCACCCCGTCCCTCTCCCCCTCCGAGGGGGAGAAGGTGTCCGTAGGACGGGAGAGGGGGCCGTTGGCGGAGAGGGCTGGGAGACAGAGGCCTGCTCCATCAAGGCTGAACTGGCTCGTCGTTGTTTGCGCCCTGGCCGCAAGCCTGCTCGCAGCCTGCGCCACCGGCGGGGCCAAACCGCCTGTCAACACGACCAAATACGATCTGGAGAACAAAGCGCCCTTCGTGCCGATGGATTCCCGCGCGCAACGGTCAGTGACATGCTCCGGAATCCAGGAGCGGAAACTGGATGACGGGCGCATCGAGGTTGCCGCCAATGTTCGGAACCGCGAGAACCGGCGCATCCAGGTTCAGATCAATTGCGAGTTCAAAGACGAGCAAGGATTCGTCGTGGATTCAACGCCGTGGGAGACGCTCATTCTCACCGAGAACGGCCAGGAAAGCGCTCGCTTCACTTCCATGAACGACAAAGCGCGCAAATACACCATCCGCGTCCGCCAGGCGCGGTAGTGCCCCGCAAATCCGTGTGCATCCGTGGTTAGCCATTTTCAAAATCAGAGTCACACCTACTCTAGAACCTAGACCGCTATGAAATTACTGATTCTTCTCATGACGATCACTGTGGTCTCCACAAGCGCAATCTTCGCGCAGAAACAGCCGCCGAAAGCAGTTTCGCCAAACCCACCTCCGTCGCCACCCGTGGTGACAGCTCAGCCCGCGCCACCGCCACTTTCCTCCGGGCCATATGTCTATGAACACAAATTCAGCCCGGAACGGCCTTACCTGGTGTCCCCGGAACAGGCGCAAACGATCATCAATCGGTTCAAAGAGGCCTATGCCAAAATGGGCGGCCCGCGTGTGCTGATTTACGTCAACCGCGAATTGGTGGACGAAGAGTCGGGCCTGAAGCTTTCCGCGCGCAGCGAG belongs to Verrucomicrobiota bacterium and includes:
- a CDS encoding DUF1425 domain-containing protein, translated to MDSRAQRSVTCSGIQERKLDDGRIEVAANVRNRENRRIQVQINCEFKDEQGFVVDSTPWETLILTENGQESARFTSMNDKARKYTIRVRQAR